TATTTCATATTGTAACCGCTGACTGCCTGACTATGGTTTCATTTTGACACTCTTGTTTTTTCTTCATCCAGTGTTATGATGAAAAGATACTATCCCCGCAGGTTTTAAAATTAAGGTTCCTGTTTTTAATCACCATCTATATATGGAGGTCTTATGAAATATATATTTTTTGCCCCTTATAAGCAGCTCTCTCTTTTAGCAGAACAGGTGTGCAGAGAACTGGGTTTAAAGGACTGGGTCATTGAATACGGCTATATGGGAGGCTGTGTAAAAGCTGCCAAAAATTATGCCCGCCAGGGCGCACAGGTAGTTGTGGCCAGAGGAATTACTGCTGACATTTTAGATAAAAATCTGAATATACCTATTGTCCGCCTTACTACAACGCCCTACGATATACTTCCCCTGGTCAGCTAGATTCAGGAAAAAAGACAAAAAATTGCTGTAGTAGGCTTTCCTTTAACTATTTATGGCATTGAAACCATGGATTCTGTATTTGGACATGAATTCATTGAATTTCCTATTTCCTCTCTTGAGGAAATACCTGAAATTATTGAAAAAATCAAAGGCCTGGGAATTACTTACGTTTTCGGAGGCTCCGCCACCTTTTCTCAGGCGCAAAAAGCCGGACTGACAGGTTATCTTTTAGAGACGGGAAAAAATACTGTGGCTTTTGCCATGAAACAGGCAGAAGAAATTGTGGCGGCTAAATCTGAGCTGACAGAAAAAGGCCTGGTGGCCAAATACCATTTCAACCATATAGTGACCCAAAGCCATTGTATGAAAGACGTGATTATACAAGCTGAAAAATTTGCGGCTGTAGATTCTACAATTTTAATTACCGGAGAAACAGGAACCGGGAAAGAGCTATTTGCTCAAAGTATACACAACGCAGGCAAACGCAGTTCCGGACCTTTTAGGGCTGTAAACTGCGCCTCTATTCCAGAGGCTCTTCTGGAAAGCGAGCTGTTTGGCTATGAAAGCGGGGCTTTTACCGGAGCCCGGAAAAATGGAAAAAAGGGGTATTTTGAATTGGCCTCTAAGGGCACTTTATTTTTAGATGAAATCGGAGAAATTCCCTGCAGCCTGCAGTCCGCTTTATTAAGAGTTCTGCAGGAGCATTCTATTATAAGAGTGGGGGGGAGACAGGATTATCCCTGTAAATGCCAGAATTATCTGCGCCACCCACCAGGATCTAAAGAAAGCTTGTGAAGAAAATCGTTTCCGCCAGGACTTATATCACCGCTTAAATATTTTAAGGCTGAATATTCCTCCCTTAACTCAAAGACCTGAGGACATCCCTATTTTGGCCCAATTTCTCCTTCAAAAAACTGCCCGCCGCCTGGGAATTTTGCCGGCTGTACCTGACCGGGAAATTATTAAAATGCTGGAAAACTGCAATTTCAGTGGAAATGTGAGGGAGCTGGAGGCAATGATGGAGCGCCTGAATGTATTAAAAAGCGGTCAGACTGTATCAGCTTCAGAATTTACTCAGATTTTTTCCGACAAGCTTTTTTCTGACGCCGGAAAAACCTGCCGCCTGATGGCAGATGAAATGCTGCATCAAAAACAGCCAAAGGAAGACGCTTTGATTCTTCCTTTGGCTGAAGCAGAAAAGCAATATATTCTTTCTGTAATGGAAGCCTGCGGCGGCAACAAGGCTTTAATGTGCCGTTATTTAAAAATCAGAAAAAGCACCTTGTGGCGAAAACTAAAGCAATACAGGCTGAATGAAAATCTTTGATACAGGTTTTTATCTTACCAGGCAAGGTTTCTTTGGATTAAACTTCCATCCTGGAATCAGGTACTGCATACCCATAGCGTCGTCTCTTGCTCCCAGACAATTATCCATATAAACCTGATGAGCCTTTAATACCTGGTCCATATCTACCTCGATGCCCAGTCCTGGTTTTTTAGGAACCTCCACGCAGCCGTCAACTATCTGAAGAGGCTCTTTTGTCAGTCTCTCCAGACCTTCCTGCCAGATCCAGTGTGTATCTAATGCATTATACTCTCCTGGAACTGCTGCTCCAACATGAGTAAACATAGCCAGAGAAATATCAAAATGGTTATTGGAATGGGAGCCCCATGTATATCCAAAGTCATGGCACATCTGAGCTACTCTTACAGATCCGCTCATAGTCCAGAAATGAGGATCAGCCAGAATAATATCTACTGCCTGAGATTCTAGAGAATGTCCTACTTCTCTCCAGTCTGTAGCAATCATATTAGTTGCTGTAGGGAAGCCTGTGCGGCGTCTAAACTCGCTCATAATCTCTCTGCCGGAGTATACTCCCTCTGCGCCGCATGGGTCTTCGCAGTATGTAAGAATGCCCTGCATTCCCTTTACATATTCTACAGCTTCCTCTAACAGCCAGCCGCCGTTAGGGTCCAGGTCAATTCTGGCGTCCGGAAATTCTTTTTTCAGAGCGCGGATTACGTCCATCTCTTCATTTCCAGGCAGAACTCCGCCTTTTAACTTAAAGTCCTGGAAGCCGTATTTTTCTTTTGTGGCTTTTGCAAATTCTACGATTTTATCTGCTGTAAGAGCCTCCTCATGGCGGATTCTGTACCACTCGCAGTCGCTGTCCGGCTCTGAATCATAAGGCAGGTCTGTTTTATTTCTGTCGCCTACAAAGAATAAATAGCCCAGCATTCTTACTTTATCTCTCTGCTGTCCGTCTCCTAACAGCTCGCATACAGGAACTCCCAGATGCTTTCCTAATAAGTCCAGACAAGGCGCTTCAATAGCAGTAAGCACATGTACTCCTGTGCGCAGGTCAAATGTCTGATTTCCTCTTACATCTTCCTCTCCCTTAGAATCCAGATGCTTTTTCACCTTCAGCAAAGTGCTTTTGTACTGGGAGATCTTTGTTCCCTCCACTAAAGGAATACACTCCTCTAAAGCCTTTGTAATCTTCTGTCCTCCCGGAACCTCGCCTACCCCTGTTTCACCATTGTCAGCATGAAGCACTACAATATTTCTGGTAAAATAAGGGGCATGAGCTCCGCTTAAATTCAGCTCCATACAGTCTTTTCCGGCCACTGGATATACTTCCATTTTTACGATTGTAGGTACCATAATGATTTCTCTCCTATTCTTTTTTATTTTCTCTTGGTTTTTGTGCGCTTTCTATTGCAATTCTTATGGTTCTATTGTATAAAAGAACTATGACTTAGTCAAATTACTTGTTTTTATTTTTTGACTTACTTTTAGTTATTTTATTCCAAGGAAAAGGAGCGCTTTTATGGACCTGAGACAGCTGGAATATGTTGTAAAAATTGCAGAGGAAAACAGTATAACGAAAGCAGCGGACAGACTGTATATTACTCAGTCTGGTTTAAATCAGCAGCTCCTGAAGCTGGAGGCAGATTTAGGAATTCAGCTGTTCCACCGCACGAAAAATGACTTTCGTCCTACAGAAGCCGGGATGATCTACGTCACCTATGCCAAAAAAATGCTGCAGATGAAGCAGGAGGCCTACAATATTATCCACGACATGACTGACAATAAAATCGGCCACCTGAACGTAGGCTTAACTCCTGAGCGGGGCAGCACCATGTTTATGGAAATCTATCCTAAGTTTTATAAGGCTTATCCAAATATTACAATAGAACCTTTAGAGATTGGAATTAAGAAGCAAATATCCATGATCTCCCAGGGATATTTAGATTTAGGCTTTGTCACTCTTACAGAGAAAGACAAAAGCTCTGACGAATATATTCATATTAAGAACGAGGATCTCCTTCTTGGAATCCCCCGCATTCACCCCATGGCCAAATACGCCAACGGTCCCGGGGAGCCCTACGCCACTATTGACCTGGAATATTTTAAGAAAGACAGATTCGTGCTGATGTCCAGAAATTCTACTATGAGAGGCGTGATTGATCCTTTATTTAAGGAAGCTGGATTTGCCCCAAATATTCTTTTTGAATCTGCCAGCAACTACACCTTATGTACCATGGTGAGAAATGGCTTAGGCTGCACCATTCTTCCGGAGGCTTATGCCACTGCCCAGGAATCTGTCGCCTATTTTTATTTGTCCTCCCGCCCTTCCTGGGAGTTGGCCGCCACCTACAGAAAGGGATCTTACCTGACAAAAGCAGCCAGGGACTTTATTTCCCTGGCTACCCAGTTCTGGACCTTAGACCAGACATCTGTATCTTAAATAATTTTAATTTTTTCTAATGATCTTTTCTGAAGCAGTCTTTTTACAGCAATGCCCAAATGACTGCTTCAGCGCTTTTTTCTTTCACATCAATGGTCAGCAGCGGCTCGTTAATATCTTCCAGATAATGAGCGTCTGAATTGCTGATAATCCTGCACTGCTCCAAGTAAGGATGTTCTCTTCTCATTTCATGGAGTTTTTTCAGATTCTTCAGCTCTGCCGTTTTAAACTCACTGTCAGGAGGCACAAACCCCAGATTGGCAATCAAACTATTGGCCGGCTTTTCCACGTGAGCCGGAAACATAACTCCATTTCTTTCCCGCACCAGCCGCCACAGCTGATCAAAAGAAATACTGCAGGCATTTATAAGCAAATAAGGCACCGTCCCCTGCACCTGATCATTACAATTATAAATTTCCTGCTTTCCAAATATATCCGGCCTGTTTTCCACAGGCATCAGCCGCTGATACACATAGTCGTCAAAATCCATAGCCGCCTCCAGCTCAGAAAACAGACAGACTGCGTGCACCTCCTCCTGAGTGCATATTTCCATGCCTGGTATGGCCAGCACTCCATACTCTCTGGCAGCGGCCAGCACTGCCGGACAATTTTTACAGGAATTGTGATCTGTCACTGCAATGACGTCCAATCCCTTTACTGCAGCCATACCTGCAATATTGGCGGGAGTCATATCCTGATCCCCGCAGGGAGATAAACAGGAATGGATGTGGAGATCATAATACAGATTCATACTTTTTCCCGCCTTTATCCGTTTATTAAATGATAGACTTTTAAGGCCGCCTCAAAAATCGGCTCTTCTGTTTTCAACACTGTAATTTCCTGTTCTCTGGCTTTTTTCATGGCAATTTCATCTAAAACAGCGCCCTCCGCCATAATTACACAGGCTGCGTCCGCCAAAGTAGCCACCGCCAAAGTATTCATATTGCCCATAACCGTTACCCAGGCGCACCCGGACGGAGCCTTTCCCATTGCCACGCTGAGAAGATCACAGCAAAACGGCTTTTCTATTTTCCGGCCTGTGTCCTCTCCTATATTAACCACCTGAAAAATTTCACTGTCCACCAGCTGCTGTACTGTCATAATACCTCCTATTCCCGGCCCTCTCCCGCTGCCTCGCCTTTTTTATCCTTATCCAGTCTGGACATATCCTCAGATATTTTATGAATATATTCCTTTAAAAGCCTTAAAGTTTCCTGGCCTCCTTTTTCTCCCGCCGCCATGTCGTCGGCTAACGCCGATACCTCCTGAGATAATTTATGTAAACTTTCTCTCAAATAGTAAACGCAGTCCTCTTCTCTTGCGTTTCCCCTCACAATATCTTCGGCCAAAGCTTTACATGTAGGAGCGCCGCAGGAACCGCAGTCCAAACCAGGCAGCTTTTTACAAAGTCTTTCCACCTGATTTAATCTGAAAAAGCTTTCCATCATAGTCTGGCCTAAATTAAATACCGGTTCAAACTCTACGCTTTCCGTCCAGTTAATAAACCCTTCCGCCTCCTCTTCCTCCATATGGCTTCTGGCCACAGGCATATATTTTCTCAGCCTTTTCAGCTTTACCTCAGCCACATAAGGATTCTCCACTGTCAAAACTCCACCGACACAGCCGCCGTTGCAGGCGTTCAGCTCTACAAATTGAAGGTTCGTAAACTTCTGATCCTCCAGATCCTCCAGGACCCTGATTACATTTTCAATGCCGTCCGCAGCCAAATAGCTTTCTGTAAACAGTCCTCCTGCCTCCCCTCCGCTTCTTCCCCAGCTGATACCGATTTTTCCGGACATGCCAATATCTGCAGGCTCGTCTCCCACTGCCTTCATATAATGAAGTAAATGGGGATAAACGTCTTTAATCGCCAGCACATGATCAATCTGGCTTTTTTCCGTGCCCAAAGGGGCCTTAGAATAAGTCACCTTAGACGGACAAGGGGAAATAAAGCAGATGCCTATTTTTTCTCTGGCCAGTCCCGTCTTTTTCACAGCCCTTTCCACAGCCAGACAGGCCGCCACCTCCACCGGAGGATTTAACGGCAGCATGTGAGAAATCAGGTTGGGAAATCTAACCCTGATCAGACGCACTACTGACGGACAGGCGGTGCTGATTAAAGGCAAATCCTCCTCATGGGAAGAAATATACTCTCTGGTTGCCTCAGACACCAGCTCCGCCGCCGCGCTTACTTCAAATACATCGTCAAACCCCATCATCAAAAGGGCGTTCAGAACAATATTTACATCGTCCAGATTATTAAACTGGCTGTATAAAGCAGGCGCCGGCAAGGCTACAGTATATTCATATTTTTTTATCACGTCCAGACTGTCATATGTAGCCTGCTTTGCATGATGAGGACAGACCCTGATACACTCGCCGCAGTCAATACAAAACTTACTGTTGATCTGC
The window above is part of the Lachnoclostridium edouardi genome. Proteins encoded here:
- a CDS encoding sigma 54-interacting transcriptional regulator, producing MKDVIIQAEKFAAVDSTILITGETGTGKELFAQSIHNAGKRSSGPFRAVNCASIPEALLESELFGYESGAFTGARKNGKKGYFELASKGTLFLDEIGEIPCSLQSALLRVLQEHSIIRVGGRQDYPCKCQNYLRHPPGSKESL
- a CDS encoding AAA-type ATPase lid domain-containing protein, whose amino-acid sequence is MCATHQDLKKACEENRFRQDLYHRLNILRLNIPPLTQRPEDIPILAQFLLQKTARRLGILPAVPDREIIKMLENCNFSGNVRELEAMMERLNVLKSGQTVSASEFTQIFSDKLFSDAGKTCRLMADEMLHQKQPKEDALILPLAEAEKQYILSVMEACGGNKALMCRYLKIRKSTLWRKLKQYRLNENL
- a CDS encoding enolase C-terminal domain-like protein — protein: MVPTIVKMEVYPVAGKDCMELNLSGAHAPYFTRNIVVLHADNGETGVGEVPGGQKITKALEECIPLVEGTKISQYKSTLLKVKKHLDSKGEEDVRGNQTFDLRTGVHVLTAIEAPCLDLLGKHLGVPVCELLGDGQQRDKVRMLGYLFFVGDRNKTDLPYDSEPDSDCEWYRIRHEEALTADKIVEFAKATKEKYGFQDFKLKGGVLPGNEEMDVIRALKKEFPDARIDLDPNGGWLLEEAVEYVKGMQGILTYCEDPCGAEGVYSGREIMSEFRRRTGFPTATNMIATDWREVGHSLESQAVDIILADPHFWTMSGSVRVAQMCHDFGYTWGSHSNNHFDISLAMFTHVGAAVPGEYNALDTHWIWQEGLERLTKEPLQIVDGCVEVPKKPGLGIEVDMDQVLKAHQVYMDNCLGARDDAMGMQYLIPGWKFNPKKPCLVR
- a CDS encoding LysR family transcriptional regulator; this encodes MDLRQLEYVVKIAEENSITKAADRLYITQSGLNQQLLKLEADLGIQLFHRTKNDFRPTEAGMIYVTYAKKMLQMKQEAYNIIHDMTDNKIGHLNVGLTPERGSTMFMEIYPKFYKAYPNITIEPLEIGIKKQISMISQGYLDLGFVTLTEKDKSSDEYIHIKNEDLLLGIPRIHPMAKYANGPGEPYATIDLEYFKKDRFVLMSRNSTMRGVIDPLFKEAGFAPNILFESASNYTLCTMVRNGLGCTILPEAYATAQESVAYFYLSSRPSWELAATYRKGSYLTKAARDFISLATQFWTLDQTSVS
- a CDS encoding PHP domain-containing protein; the encoded protein is MNLYYDLHIHSCLSPCGDQDMTPANIAGMAAVKGLDVIAVTDHNSCKNCPAVLAAAREYGVLAIPGMEICTQEEVHAVCLFSELEAAMDFDDYVYQRLMPVENRPDIFGKQEIYNCNDQVQGTVPYLLINACSISFDQLWRLVRERNGVMFPAHVEKPANSLIANLGFVPPDSEFKTAELKNLKKLHEMRREHPYLEQCRIISNSDAHYLEDINEPLLTIDVKEKSAEAVIWALL
- a CDS encoding [Fe-Fe] hydrogenase large subunit C-terminal domain-containing protein, whose amino-acid sequence is MDKFYHSVHLEQELCKGCINCIKRCPTEAIRVRGGKAQINSKFCIDCGECIRVCPHHAKQATYDSLDVIKKYEYTVALPAPALYSQFNNLDDVNIVLNALLMMGFDDVFEVSAAAELVSEATREYISSHEEDLPLISTACPSVVRLIRVRFPNLISHMLPLNPPVEVAACLAVERAVKKTGLAREKIGICFISPCPSKVTYSKAPLGTEKSQIDHVLAIKDVYPHLLHYMKAVGDEPADIGMSGKIGISWGRSGGEAGGLFTESYLAADGIENVIRVLEDLEDQKFTNLQFVELNACNGGCVGGVLTVENPYVAEVKLKRLRKYMPVARSHMEEEEAEGFINWTESVEFEPVFNLGQTMMESFFRLNQVERLCKKLPGLDCGSCGAPTCKALAEDIVRGNAREEDCVYYLRESLHKLSQEVSALADDMAAGEKGGQETLRLLKEYIHKISEDMSRLDKDKKGEAAGEGRE